A stretch of DNA from Bremerella alba:
TGAAAAGCAACAGTTCAGCCGGAGCATGGTTAAACTGATCGGTGTTCATGGAATGAACAAAGCAGAGGTCATCCGCAACTTCTTCCAAGTGCGTCAACGCGTCAGACATCCAAAGCCCTGACTTCCCGACCTTTCGGAACTTGTGGGGCGTCCCCATCAACTTAGGCGTTCCCTTAGTAAACGCGAACTCTTTGCCTTCGAAGAATTCTGCTGGGCAATCTTGATCGTTGTGCTTGATCAGTTCTGGCTTATAGTCGAACAAGTCCAGATTCGGTGGCGAGCCGGTCATGTGCAAGTAAATCACAGACTTCGCCGTGGCCGGAAAGTGGGGCTGAGCAGCCGCCATCGGGTTGCCGGGAGTGGCCTCGGCACCATTGGCCGCACCACCCAAGAGCGAACTCATCGCGAGCCCACCCAGACCGGCCTGACACTGCGAGAGGAAGTATCGACGCGTAATGTTCTGCAAGGGTCGATGGAATGGATTCATCGTTTTCTCTCGTTCGATTTGGTATCTCGAGTGGCCGTCACAGGACGATTATCGATTCAGCGTTTCATCCAGATTCAACAGCACATTTCCCAGAATGGTCCAAGCAGCAAGCTCCTGGGCTGAGGCCCCTTCGGGCAGCGGCCCCAGCGGGTCGGTCGCCAGTTTTGTCGCTTCCTCCGGCATGGCCGCATATCGAGACTTGGCCAAATCATAAAGCTGAATCAGCCGTGACTCCTCTTGGTCGCTCGGTTTACGCTTCAAAACGCGGCGGAATGCATCCACAATCTGCTCCTCTAAAGAGAGCTCTTTCTGCTCCCAAACCTGGCGACCGAGGGCCTGGGCCGCTTCGATATACACAGGGTCGTTCAGAGTCACCAAGGCCTGCAGTGGCGTGTTGGTCGTGATGCGGCGAATAGTACAGACTTCTCGGCTGGGTGCGTCGAATGTAGCCATCGAAGGATAGGGGGTCGTTCGTCGCCACATCGTGTAAAGGCCGCGGCGATAACGGTCTTCACCGGAACTTGTTGTCCAGTCGGTCGCTCCGCCAAAGGCCGCCTTGAGTCCGAGGTTAGGTCGTGGCGGACGGACCGCTGGTCCGAACATTTTTTCACTAAGAAGGCCACTGGCTGCAAGGGCCTGATCGCGAACCATTTCAGCCGACAATCGCACTCGCGGACCACGTGATACCCACTGATTTCGAGCATCTCGCTCCAACTTCTCAGGCGTTGTCTTGGCCGACTGGCGAAATGCCTGGCTCATCACGATCTGCTTAACCAACCACTTCGTATCCCAGTCATGCTGCATCAATTCGACGGCAAGGGTATCTAGCAGCCTCGGATGGGTCGGCAATTCTCCCTGCGAACCAAAGTCTTCGCTGGTTTCGACGATGCCAATGCCAAAGAGTTGTTCCCAGTGCCGATTCACGACAACGCGGGCCGTCAGTGGGTTCTCCTTGCTGACAAGCCACTTGGCCATCGACAGACGATCGACCTGAGCGCCTTCGGGGAAAGCATGGAAACTGCCCAGCACACGGGGGCCTACTTCATCGCCATGTGATTGATAGTTGCCGCGAATCTGGATGTGCGTCTTACGGTACTTTTCGGTGGGCAACTGCTTCATCATCGGCGTGGTGATCGGCTTGATGCCGTCGCGTTTCTTTTCCAGGGTCGCGATGTGTTTGTTCTGCTTCTCTAGCTCTGGAGAGTTGCTTTTCAGGTAGGCGGCCAGTTCGGTCCGAGCCCGCTCGTCCATGCCATCTACGGATAGTGGAGGAATGAATTCGGCACTCGGGTTGAAAGGCGAATCGACCCTTCCGGCCCACACCGGTTGGCGGTTTTCATCCAGAATGATTACACGACAAGACTTCATACGATTGAACAAGTCTCCGTCGGTCCGATTCCAAATGACGACCTTATCGATCGTAGCATTCGTCCCCAGATCGACTTCCCACCAAGGGTTTTTCTCTTGCTTGGTGTGGGTCGTACTCATCGCATTGGCAAAGTGGCCGTTGGTATTGCCATCGATAGCCAGGTTAGGTGGGGCGTTATAGTCGACGCTGCTTTGGGAAGCCTTGCCGTTGAGGGCAATATTGTTTTCCGCAGAGAAGACTTGCACTTCCGCGATATGTAAAAAGCCACTATCGGCGACGTTCTCAACACGCACGTAGCGACCCAAGTTAGGAACACTCTCCGACAAGGCGACGTTAGTCGAATCTTCCAGAATCTTCTTCAACTTCGCTTTCGCTTCTTCAATTTGCGAATCGATGCTGGCCTGCTGCGTTTTTTGCTCTTCGGTGAACCATCGATGCAGTGGCGATTCGTCATTGCGATCGGCGTCTTCGGTTTGATTGAAGATCGCGAAAAACTCGAAGTATTCCTGATGCGTGATCGGGTCGTACTTGTGCGTGTGGCACTGAGCACACTCCATCGTCAGTCCCATCCAGGCCTGAAGGGTCGTATTCACTCGATCGACCACCGCCGCATTGCGGAACTCTTCGTCGTTGGTGCCCCCCTCGGTATTGGTCATCGTGTTGCGATGAAAAGCGGTGGCAACGAGCTGTTCTTGTGTCGGGGCGGGCAGCAAGTCGCCCGCGAGTTGTTCGATACTGAACTGATCGAACGGCTTGTTCTCGTTAATCGCTCGGATCACCCAGTCGCGATACGGCCAAATGTTTCGCGGACTGTCTTTTTCATACCCCATCGAATCGGCGTATCGAGCAATGTCCAGCCAGACACGTCCCCAGCGTTCGCCATAGGCCGGATCGACCAGCAGACGGTCGACCAGTTTTTCGTACGCATCCGGCGACTCGTCATGGACGAATGCATCGGTCTCAGCGATCGATAACGGAAGGCCGGTCAAGGCAAAGGAAAGACGACGCGACAATGCATACCGATCGGCCTCCTGATTCGGAGTAAGACCTTCGTCCGCGAGATGCTTGAAGATAAACGCGTCAATGTCGTTTTTCACCCAGTCCGCGTTCTCGACCGTTGGTGGTGCGTGCTTCTTAGGAGGCTCGAACGACCAGTGTGGTGCGAATGGGGCCCCTTGATCGATCCATTTGCGAATCAGCTGCACTTCCCGATCGGAAAGTGCTTTGCCAATCTCGGGTGGCGGCATCCGTGTAAACTCATCCTCCGCAATGACACGAGCGAACAACTCGCTTTCGTCGACATTGCCAGGCACGATCGCGGCCAAGCCGCTATCGAGTTCAGCCTTGGCGGCATCCTCAAGATCCAGACGCAAACCGGCCTCGCGCGACTCGGGATCAGGGCCGTGGCAATGAAAGCACTTGCCTGACAAGATCGGGCGAATGTCACGACCAAAGTCAATTTCGTTCTCCTCTGCCGGTGCTGAGGTAGTCAGCAACGCGATGCAGAAGAGAGCCACATAGGCATAGAAAACGGATTTCATGGGTCACCAGGAGGGCTATGTTAGGCAGGCAGGAAACTTGTCTTAACCCGAATGCATTATTTCTCAATTCGGGCAAAACAACAAGTTTCTATCACTCCATAGCGGGTATTTTTCGCTACTTAAGCGAATATTACCCCTTACCCCCATTGGCAATATCGACTCTCAGTTCGGGAGATAGGCATCCCGTTTTCGCAGCTTTCGCCATTTTTCCTCGTACTTTTCAGCAAATTCCCAGTCCAGCTCCCCGTAGAGATCGGAACGCTTCTTATAGAGAAGCAGATTGGTCGGATCTTCGGCGATCATCTTGTTGACCAGTTGCAATGCTTCGGCCTGACGATCGAGCCGACGCAGACGCCGCAGATGGACTAAGGCGTACTTCTTATCGGTCGTATCGACCCAACTAGCTAGTTCGTCAAATGCCTTCTCAAACAGCTCGGCTCGTTTCTGCTCGTCCTTCGGCTCTTTGCGGATGTCTTTGTTTTCGGGATGCTCGGGATCGTCGGTTGGCAGATCCATGTAAGCGATTGCCCGGGCTTTGCGGTAGAGCGTATCGATGATCGCTTCCTTTAGCTCGGTCATCTCTTTCATCTGCTTCTTTTCTTTGTCGGTCTCAGGGTCACGGCGTTGGGCGAAATAGCTTCGCACCTTACCGACGGGGATCGCCTTGAGGACCTCGTTGGCTGCCTCGACCACTTCCGGCAGGTGATCTTTGCGATCGTTTTCGTCGAGCAAGACCAACTTGGCTTGCAGCAGCGGAACGTGCTTCTTTTTTTCCTTATTCAGTGCTTTAAAGAGCTTCTCGAATTCCTTCTTTTGCTTCTTATCTTTCAATGTTTTGAGGTAAGCAAGCTTGGTCTCGAATAGCTTGGCTTCCAGCGTCGGCTCATCTTTTTTCGGCTCGTCAGGCGTTTCCGTCTTGGGTGTTGGCTGTTGAGCAACGACGTACTGCAAGGGAAAGCCTCCTGGTCGTCGAGCTTCACCACCCAGCTTGGATTCGGGATCACCAAACTGAATTTCCCCCAGCAGTAAATCTCCTGGAGAGGCCTGCTTGGGCAAATCTTTCGGTTTGGTCGTCAGAAAGACGGGAAGCAACTGCCCCGGACGAAGCCACGTGGAACTGAAGCTTCCTTCTTGATTGGCCGCTTTAGCGTGCGTATCGAAGACTCGAATGCCAGGCCCGCTGATCTTGTAGTCGAGCCAGATCGGCATATCTTCCAGTTGCAGAACCTTGTCGCGGTTCTCTTGGCGGAAGTAGAACGTCAGGGTGTACTTACCCTTGTCGAGCGATGCTTCGCGTCCGCCGGATCCAGTTTTCATGACCCGCTTGTTGGCATCGTAAATGACGTAGACACCGCCGGAATAGCGATCGTAACCGTGCGCCCAAATGATGGGCTCTGGGGTCACCGTCGACTTTTCGCTCAGGGTGAATTCATAAGTTAATGTGATGCCGTAGTTCAATCGTTTATGTGGGAACTCGTCGCGTTCAGGATCGAGGGCTTCCACTTCACTCTTCACTGGAAGCAGCGTCTTGCGAAGCTTCTCGAACTTAGCGCTTGGTTTAATTTGCATCGGCGTCAAACTCGATTGAACATCGATGCGATGAATTGGGTTCGTACCGTCCCAGGTCAACTCGGCAGGGCTCGGCATGATTCCATAGAAAGCCACGTCCAGCTCTATTTCGGTTTGACCCAACGTTGACCAATACTGGGCCAGGGTCATCTCGAGGGTCTTTCCTTCGGCCACCGCAAAACTAATCTCAGTGACCTCGTTGGGCTCGACCCGCAGGAAGCTTTGCTTCTCGATGGTGGGAAAGGCCCGGTCTTCCAGACGCTGCAAGGCATGAAACACGAACAGCTTGGTGTCGTCCGCTTTGGTAGGCTTCACGTGGACGTTCACCCAAGTGGCACCCATTGGCACGTCGATAAATGTGCGGTCAATCTGCCCTGGCTCTAGCTTGAGAGTGGTCTGAAATTCCGTGGGGGTCTTTCTCGGGGATGGCACTAACACGGTAATTGGCACCCGAAATCGCGGCCCCATTTCAGGCCGATCGGCGTAATACCCTTCCACCGATGCGAAGTGTGCCCCCGGTTTCAAATTACGGGGATCAACTTCCATCTTGAAGCTA
This window harbors:
- a CDS encoding DUF1553 domain-containing protein, which gives rise to MKSVFYAYVALFCIALLTTSAPAEENEIDFGRDIRPILSGKCFHCHGPDPESREAGLRLDLEDAAKAELDSGLAAIVPGNVDESELFARVIAEDEFTRMPPPEIGKALSDREVQLIRKWIDQGAPFAPHWSFEPPKKHAPPTVENADWVKNDIDAFIFKHLADEGLTPNQEADRYALSRRLSFALTGLPLSIAETDAFVHDESPDAYEKLVDRLLVDPAYGERWGRVWLDIARYADSMGYEKDSPRNIWPYRDWVIRAINENKPFDQFSIEQLAGDLLPAPTQEQLVATAFHRNTMTNTEGGTNDEEFRNAAVVDRVNTTLQAWMGLTMECAQCHTHKYDPITHQEYFEFFAIFNQTEDADRNDESPLHRWFTEEQKTQQASIDSQIEEAKAKLKKILEDSTNVALSESVPNLGRYVRVENVADSGFLHIAEVQVFSAENNIALNGKASQSSVDYNAPPNLAIDGNTNGHFANAMSTTHTKQEKNPWWEVDLGTNATIDKVVIWNRTDGDLFNRMKSCRVIILDENRQPVWAGRVDSPFNPSAEFIPPLSVDGMDERARTELAAYLKSNSPELEKQNKHIATLEKKRDGIKPITTPMMKQLPTEKYRKTHIQIRGNYQSHGDEVGPRVLGSFHAFPEGAQVDRLSMAKWLVSKENPLTARVVVNRHWEQLFGIGIVETSEDFGSQGELPTHPRLLDTLAVELMQHDWDTKWLVKQIVMSQAFRQSAKTTPEKLERDARNQWVSRGPRVRLSAEMVRDQALAASGLLSEKMFGPAVRPPRPNLGLKAAFGGATDWTTSSGEDRYRRGLYTMWRRTTPYPSMATFDAPSREVCTIRRITTNTPLQALVTLNDPVYIEAAQALGRQVWEQKELSLEEQIVDAFRRVLKRKPSDQEESRLIQLYDLAKSRYAAMPEEATKLATDPLGPLPEGASAQELAAWTILGNVLLNLDETLNR
- a CDS encoding S8 family serine peptidase — encoded protein: MIRTCFAIVLFVTCCASAFAQDSTFPTADLLPKKEIGATRYLKQHRKFDGRDVIVAVFDTGCDPAAPGLQVTSDGKPKIIDMIDATGSGDVRTTTVRKVEEGQVEGLTGRKLTIPEKWNNPSGEYRVGMKPAYELFPSHLIPRLRSENRKPWEEAVREKLEQLTRELEAFKKANPKPKGEKLKEKKELEARLEELAKLGKNWSDPGPIYDCVVFNDGKVWQAVIDTDEDGDLSDEKLMTNYKVKRQYSTFGEVDLVTFAVNIYQDGDILSIVTDAGTHGTHVGGIIAANYPDTPELNGVAPGAQIVSVKIGDSRLGSNSTGIGEDRGLIAVLENKCDLINMSYGGASPEWSTGRTARLYSEIVNRYGVIFVASAGNSGPALSTVGGPGGTTSAILGVGAYVSPELMSSAYSVREELGEKPFTWSSRGPTMDGDLGVDITAPGGAVSPVSRWSLSPGSLMNGTSMSSPNACGGVALILSGLKQEKIAYTPESVKLAIKNTARKLEGGTVWANGHGLIQVDAAFNWLEDHHEDSEPEVRYEVSLPGIRTKRGIYLREPEEVKRAQEVTVEVDPQFNEDSKFGPRADYRAEFFLKCDADWVKVPQNFYVNHGGRSFKMEVDPRNLKPGAHFASVEGYYADRPEMGPRFRVPITVLVPSPRKTPTEFQTTLKLEPGQIDRTFIDVPMGATWVNVHVKPTKADDTKLFVFHALQRLEDRAFPTIEKQSFLRVEPNEVTEISFAVAEGKTLEMTLAQYWSTLGQTEIELDVAFYGIMPSPAELTWDGTNPIHRIDVQSSLTPMQIKPSAKFEKLRKTLLPVKSEVEALDPERDEFPHKRLNYGITLTYEFTLSEKSTVTPEPIIWAHGYDRYSGGVYVIYDANKRVMKTGSGGREASLDKGKYTLTFYFRQENRDKVLQLEDMPIWLDYKISGPGIRVFDTHAKAANQEGSFSSTWLRPGQLLPVFLTTKPKDLPKQASPGDLLLGEIQFGDPESKLGGEARRPGGFPLQYVVAQQPTPKTETPDEPKKDEPTLEAKLFETKLAYLKTLKDKKQKKEFEKLFKALNKEKKKHVPLLQAKLVLLDENDRKDHLPEVVEAANEVLKAIPVGKVRSYFAQRRDPETDKEKKQMKEMTELKEAIIDTLYRKARAIAYMDLPTDDPEHPENKDIRKEPKDEQKRAELFEKAFDELASWVDTTDKKYALVHLRRLRRLDRQAEALQLVNKMIAEDPTNLLLYKKRSDLYGELDWEFAEKYEEKWRKLRKRDAYLPN